The Manis javanica isolate MJ-LG chromosome 6, MJ_LKY, whole genome shotgun sequence genome contains a region encoding:
- the FGL2 gene encoding fibroleukin: protein MKLANWCWLSSAVLAAYGFLVVANNETEEIKDETAKDACPMRLESRGKCEEGGQCPYQVNLPPLTLQLPQQFGMIEEVFKEVQNLKETVNSLNKACQECKLQADDSRDPGRNGLLLLPSAGTAAEVDDNRVRELESEVNKLSSDLKNAKEEIDVLQGRLEKLSLVNMNNIENYVDSKVANLTSVVNSLDGKCSSKCPNQEQIQSRPVQHLIYKDCSDYYTIGKRSSEMYRVTPDPKNSSFEVYCDMETMGGGWTVLQARLDGSTNFTRAWQDYKVGFGNPQREFWLGNDKIHLLTKSKEMILRIDLEDFNGVKLYALYDQFYVANEFLKYRLHIGNYNGTAGDALHFSKHYNHDLKFFTTPDRDNDRYPSGNCGLYYSSGWWFDACLSANLNGKYYNQKYRGVRNGIFWGTWPGVSEAHPGGYKSSFKKAKMMIRPKHFKP from the exons ATGAAGCTAGCGAACTGGTGCTGGCTGAGCTCCGCCGTCCTTGCTGCTTATGGCTTTCTGGTTGTGGCAAACAATGAGACAGAGGAAATTAAAGATGAAACAGCCAAGGATGCCTGCCCAATGAGACTAGAAAGCAGAGGGAAATGTGAGGAGGGAGGCCAGTGCCCCTACCAGGTGAACCTGCCCCCGCTGACTCTTCAGCTCCCTCAGCAGTTCGGCATGATCGAGGAGGTGTTCAAAGAAGTCCAGAACCTCAAGGAAACTGTTAATAGCCTGAACAAAGCTTGCCAGGAATGCAAACTGCAGGCTGACGACAGCCGAGATCCAGGCAGAAACGGTCTGCTATTATTACCCAGCGCGGGAACCGCAGCAGAGGTTGACGACAACAGAGTGAGGGAATTAGAGAGTGAGGTTAACAAGCTCTCCTCTGACCTGAAGAATGCAAAGGAGGAGATCGACGTGCTTCAGGGCCGCTTGGAGAAGCTGAGTCTTGTAAACATGAACAACATAGAAAACTACGTTGATAGCAAAGTGGCAAATCTAACATCTGTTGTCAACAGTTTGGATGGCAAGTGTTCATCTAAGTGTCCCAATCAGGAACAAATACAATCACGTCCAG tTCAACATTTAATCTATAAAGATTGCTCTGACTACTACACAATAGGAAAAAGAAGCAGTGAGATGTACAGAGTTACACCGGATCCCAAAAACAGTAGCTTCGAAGTTTACTGTGACATGGAGACCATGGGGGGAGGCTGGACAGTGCTGCAGGCACGTCTCGATGGAAGCACCAACTTCACCAGAGCATGGCAAGACTATAAAGTAGGCTTTGGGAACCCCCAAAGAGAATTTTGGCTGGGGAACGATAAAATTCACCTCCTGACAAAGAGTAAGGAAATGATTCTAAGAATAGATCTTGAAGACTTTAATGGTGTCAAACTCTATGCCCTGTATGATCAGTTTTATGTGGCCAATGAGTTTCTCAAATACCGGTTGCACATTGGAAACTATAATGGCACAGCTGGAGATGCCTTACATTTCAGCAAACATTACAACCATGACCTGAAGTTTTTCACCACCCCAGACAGAGACAATGATCGATATCCCTCTGGGAACTGTGGGCTCTATTACAGTTCAGGCTGGTGGTTTGATGCATGTCTTTCTGCAAATTTAAATGGCAAATATTATAACCAAAAATACAGAGGTGTCCGCAATGGGATTTTCTGGGGCACCTGGCCTGGTGTAAGTGAGGCACACCCTGGGGGCTACAAGTCTTCCTTTAAAAAGGCCAAAATGATGATCAGACCCAAGCACTTTAAGCCATAG